A part of Amycolatopsis lurida genomic DNA contains:
- a CDS encoding GMC family oxidoreductase: protein MTGEFDYIVVGGGTAGSVVAARLSEDPDVTVALLEAGPSDVDDPAVLELTKWMALLESGYDWDYLVEPQESGNSFLRHARARVLGGCSSHNSCIAFWAPAEDLDEWASLGLPGWSSKDIFPLYKRLETNDGPGDHHGRSGPVTIRSVPPNDPTGVALLQACEQAGIPRTEFNSGKTVTHGANWFQINAREDGTRSSASVSYLHPIIGERPNLEIITGARVRRLLFDGKRCTGAEYLADDLIHGVPLRARREVVLSSGAIDTPKLLMLSGIGPAEHLREVGVDVLVDSPGVGENLQDHPEGVIQWDALQPMTTESTQWWEIGIFTTTEEGLDRPDLMFHYGSVPFDMNTLRQGYPTTENGFCLTPNVTRARSTGTVRLRSRDYRDKPKVDPRYFTDEHDMRVMTYGIKLARKIAEQPALDEWAGTELAPGKDVKTDDEIADYLRKTHNTVYHPSCTAKMGGDDDPMAVLDARLRVRGVEGLRVADGSAMPFLVAVNPCITTMAIGEKCADMLKEDARS from the coding sequence GTGACCGGAGAGTTCGACTACATCGTCGTCGGCGGCGGGACGGCGGGTTCGGTGGTCGCGGCGAGACTCTCGGAAGACCCGGACGTCACCGTGGCGCTCCTCGAAGCCGGACCGTCCGATGTGGACGACCCGGCGGTGCTGGAACTGACGAAGTGGATGGCGCTGCTGGAGTCCGGCTACGACTGGGATTACCTGGTCGAGCCGCAGGAGTCCGGCAACTCCTTCCTGCGCCACGCCCGCGCACGGGTGCTCGGCGGCTGCTCGTCACACAACTCGTGCATCGCGTTCTGGGCGCCGGCCGAAGACCTCGACGAATGGGCGTCGCTGGGCCTGCCCGGCTGGTCCTCGAAGGATATTTTCCCGCTGTACAAACGTCTTGAGACCAACGACGGCCCCGGTGACCACCACGGCCGCTCCGGCCCGGTGACGATCCGCTCGGTGCCGCCGAACGACCCGACCGGCGTCGCGCTGCTGCAGGCCTGTGAGCAGGCGGGCATCCCGAGGACGGAGTTCAACTCGGGCAAGACCGTGACGCACGGGGCGAACTGGTTCCAGATCAACGCGCGCGAGGACGGCACCCGCTCGTCGGCGTCGGTGTCGTACCTGCACCCGATCATCGGCGAACGGCCGAACCTGGAGATCATCACCGGCGCGCGCGTCCGGCGGCTGCTGTTCGACGGCAAACGCTGCACCGGCGCGGAATACCTGGCCGACGACCTGATCCACGGCGTTCCGCTGCGGGCACGGCGCGAGGTCGTCCTGTCCTCTGGCGCGATCGACACGCCGAAACTCCTGATGCTGTCGGGAATCGGCCCCGCCGAGCATCTGCGCGAGGTCGGTGTCGACGTGCTGGTGGACTCCCCCGGCGTCGGCGAGAACCTGCAGGATCACCCCGAAGGCGTCATCCAATGGGACGCGCTGCAGCCGATGACGACCGAGTCCACGCAATGGTGGGAGATCGGCATCTTCACCACCACGGAGGAAGGTCTCGACCGGCCGGACCTGATGTTCCACTACGGCTCGGTGCCGTTCGACATGAACACCCTCCGGCAGGGGTATCCGACCACGGAGAACGGCTTCTGCCTGACCCCGAACGTCACCCGCGCCCGGTCGACCGGGACGGTGCGGCTGCGCAGCCGCGACTACCGGGACAAGCCGAAGGTGGACCCGCGATACTTCACCGACGAACACGACATGCGCGTGATGACCTACGGCATCAAACTGGCGCGCAAGATCGCCGAGCAGCCCGCGCTGGACGAATGGGCGGGCACGGAACTGGCGCCCGGCAAGGACGTCAAAACCGACGACGAGATCGCCGACTACCTGCGCAAGACGCACAACACGGTCTATCACCCCTCATGCACGGCGAAGATGGGCGGCGACGACGACCCGATGGCCGTGCTGGACGCGCGTCTGCGAGTGCGAGGCGTCGAGGGACTGCGGGTCGCGGACGGTTCGGCGATGCCGTTCCTGGTCGCGGTGAACCCGTGCATCACGACGATGGCGATCGGTGAGAAGTGTGCGGACATGCTGAAGGAGGACGCGCGCTCCTAA
- a CDS encoding DUF1062 domain-containing protein, whose amino-acid sequence MLENWVVVPTCLPVVLRRCRSCPSGRFRANGKFRVNANHKLLDVWLLVRCVVCEDTAKLTILERVNVRSVRPELLDRLHENDLALAAELLQDPAVRRRNRVALDWEGAWRLHTGSLGHWDFLEVSVRFAAPIPVRPARLIAEGCGLSRGEVERLVEEGKVVSAVRLTGKVSGDFTFTLKR is encoded by the coding sequence GTGCTCGAAAACTGGGTCGTCGTACCGACCTGCCTGCCTGTCGTCCTCCGCCGTTGCCGCTCCTGCCCGTCCGGGCGTTTCCGGGCGAACGGCAAATTCCGGGTCAACGCCAACCACAAACTCCTCGACGTCTGGCTCCTCGTGCGCTGTGTCGTGTGCGAGGACACCGCGAAGCTCACGATCCTGGAGCGCGTGAACGTGCGCTCCGTCCGGCCCGAGTTGTTGGACCGGCTGCACGAGAACGACCTCGCCCTGGCGGCCGAACTGCTCCAGGATCCCGCCGTGCGGCGCCGGAACCGCGTCGCCCTCGATTGGGAGGGCGCCTGGCGGCTCCATACCGGCTCTTTGGGTCACTGGGACTTTCTCGAAGTCTCGGTGCGCTTCGCGGCCCCGATTCCCGTCCGGCCGGCTCGGTTGATCGCCGAAGGGTGTGGTCTTTCGCGGGGCGAGGTCGAGCGGCTTGTCGAGGAGGGAAAGGTGGTCTCAGCGGTGCGGTTGACCGGGAAAGTGTCCGGCGACTTCACCTTCACGCTGAAGCGCTGA